GTTGAGCAACAGTTCTTTCTGTTGCTGCAATATCCGGACGTCTTCGGCAATGATGACCTTAAGATCCGTTATGTTTTTAGAAATGATGCCAAGTCCGTTCTCCATCCGGAAAGCCTTTACGCGGAAGTGCGTGAATCCGGGCCCTAGGTGCGTCTGCATTTCATCAATAACCAGCGTTTGGCCCGTTCGAAGTACCTCGCGATATTGTTCCAGACGGCCGGTTGACTCTACATACGGCGACAGCTCCGTCATATGTTTACCGATGACCTCTTCGCGTGGCAGCTTCAGCACCTTAAGCGTGAATTCATTTGCGTCGACGCACGTGAGGTCAAGGTCCCATATGGAAAAAAGGACCTCGGCTTCGTGAAAGAATTCCGATCTTGAACGTGCTATATCCTGCTGTGCCTGAAAAATCATGGACCGACAAATGGTGAACGCCTGGGCATTCAGGTAAAGTCGGTAAAGCTAGCCTGAAATTGTGTTATTTTCAAATTTTGCGAAAATAAATCGACAATCGTAAGGTTTTTATGTACAAAACGCATTTTTATCGCAAATCAACCTTGACTATATGCGATTTTTTTATCGCAGTTCGAGATTTTTTTAAGGAGAAAAGTGTCCTGCGCTATTCCCTGGTGTTAGGCGCAGACAAATAAAAAAAGCCCCGATGGTGAACCGGGGCTTTTTCTGTCATTTAGTTGAGTAGGGAACCCATACCGAACGCCTCAAGAAAGGCGCTATAACCTTCCTCTGCGCGTGCATTGAGCGCCTGAACGAGGTGGCCGTTGCCTGGATCGACCACCACCCGTGCCGGGCGCGTACCTTTCGGCGCATCGACCAATTGTTTTACGGCGTCGGCGACCAACTGCGGGTTCGGTGCCGCTTGCTCGAAATACTGTCCGATGCCGGCGCCCACTTGTTCGGGGATCGACGCCAGTTCGCCGTATCCTTCCGCCAAAAAGGCATCTGATCCCTGGCCTGATTTACCAAAGATGTCGGTAGGGAAGGCACCCGGCTCTACAATGGATACATCGATACCCAGTTGGCGTACCTCGGCGCGTAAGCCTTCCGAAAGACCTTCCACCGCAAATTTCGCTGCATTATAGAAGGTCATGAACGGGGCAGAAAAACGGCCGAGTACACTTGACGTATTAATGATCAATCCGTCGCCCTGACGGCGCATGTGGGGCAATACGGCCCGGATCGTGCGCCAGGTGGCTTTGAGGTGGATGTCAAACAAATCGTCGATGTCGTGCTCGTTGAACGTTTCGGCAATGCCGCCTTTGAAGTTCCCGGCATTGTTGACCAGCACGTCAATGCGTCCTTCTTTGGCTACGATCCCATCGACTGCCGCCTTTACTTTGGCTTCGTCCGACAGGTCAAGTTCGATTACGTGTACATTCGGCAGTGCCCCCAGGGCCGCCGCTTTTTCTCGATTGGAGGTAAGGGTGTTACGCATGCCGGCATACACGGTGTGCCCAGCGGCGGAAAGCGTGTGGGCGTGCAGCCAGCCGAAACCGCTGTTGGTGCCCGTAATAAGGATAATGTGGTTGCTCATGTTTTGTTTTTTATGGCTTTTCGTCCCGGCCGGAAGTAAAAAGACAGTTAATAAAAGTTTTTTAGTTACTTTTGGTGACTGCAAAGTAAAAACAAAAAGAGAGTAGCAAACAAGAAGGCACGCGCCGGTAACACAGTAACCAAATGGAAACGATTGTTGATTTTACAGTAAAAGACGCCAAAAAAATTGCTGAAAATTTTCTTGCGAAGAAAGAAACGGGTCTTCCGCTGTGTCCGGTAAAAGACATTATGCACACCTTAGGAGATAAATGGTCGGTGCTGGTAATGATGACCCTGGGCACCCATGAAACCCTGCGGTTCAACGAAATCCGACATGCCGTCGACGGTATTTCCCAGAAAATGCTGACCGTTACCCTGCGCGAGTTGGAATCGTTTGGGATGGTCACCCGCGAGGTTTTTCCGCAGATACCACCGAAGGTCGAATATACCATTACACCACTGGGGCAGGAGTTCCTGTCGCACCTGAAGGGCATGCTTGAGTGGGCCTGCGCGAATTCAGCACAGATCGCCGCCAACCGTACGAAGTAATCAGAATACGCTCACGATCGGACAAGCGGCTTCTTCAAAGTAGCGTCGTTCAATCGATTCACGATGGTTCGGGTGCGCAATATCCGTTAACGCTTTGGCGCGTTGCTTCAGCGTTTTTCCATACAAATCGGCAATCCCGTATTCGGTAATGATATATTGTACGTGCGCCCGGGTCGTGACCACACCGGCGCCCTGCCGTAGAAACGGTACGATCCGGCTGGTGCCGTCTTTGGTCACCGAAGGCAGTGCGATGATCGCCTTTCCGCCTTCGCTGAGCGCAGCCCCACGGATGAAGTCCATTTGTCCGCCTACACCCGAATACATGTTCCGTCCGATTGAGTCAGCACACACCTGGCCAGTAAGGTCGACTTCTATCGCCGAGTTGATCGCTACCATCCTCGGGTTCTTCCGTATCCGGCTCGTATCATTGACAAACGACGATTCCCGCATCTCTATAAAAGGGTTGTCGTGCACGAAATCATACAGGCGTTGCGATCCTACTAAAAACGTCGCCAGTGCTTTTCCCCGGCCAATACCTTTATAGCGACAGTTGATGACACCGCTTTCGATGAGGTCAATCACGCCATCCGAGAACATTTCCGTGTGCAATCCGAGGTCTTTGTGGTTTCCCAGTTGGGCCAGTGCCGCGTTGGGTATCGAACCGATGCCCATCTGTAACGTACTTCTGTCGTCAATCAACGAGGCCACGAACGCGCCGATTTTGGCCTCGGCTTCTGAAATGGCAGGCATTTCATGACCAAAAAGCGGCGTATCTACCTCTACCATATAATGGAGTTGCGAGATGTGGACGATCGCGTCGCCGAACATCCGCGGCATCCGCGGGTTTACCTGAGCGATGACCAGTTGCGCCTGCTCCATCGCGGCTAAGGTCGCTTCG
This genomic interval from Flavobacterium sp. HJ-32-4 contains the following:
- a CDS encoding helix-turn-helix domain-containing protein, producing METIVDFTVKDAKKIAENFLAKKETGLPLCPVKDIMHTLGDKWSVLVMMTLGTHETLRFNEIRHAVDGISQKMLTVTLRELESFGMVTREVFPQIPPKVEYTITPLGQEFLSHLKGMLEWACANSAQIAANRTK
- a CDS encoding acetyl-CoA hydrolase/transferase family protein, which gives rise to MSRFVSAQEAVSYIRSHQRIYVQAAAATPSVLTHALAERAAELQDVEICHLHTEGPAPYADPSLAASFHVNSFFIGKNVRHTLSAGNGSYTPVFLSELPNLFRKGALPIDVALVHVSPPDAHGYCSLGVSVEATLAAMEQAQLVIAQVNPRMPRMFGDAIVHISQLHYMVEVDTPLFGHEMPAISEAEAKIGAFVASLIDDRSTLQMGIGSIPNAALAQLGNHKDLGLHTEMFSDGVIDLIESGVINCRYKGIGRGKALATFLVGSQRLYDFVHDNPFIEMRESSFVNDTSRIRKNPRMVAINSAIEVDLTGQVCADSIGRNMYSGVGGQMDFIRGAALSEGGKAIIALPSVTKDGTSRIVPFLRQGAGVVTTRAHVQYIITEYGIADLYGKTLKQRAKALTDIAHPNHRESIERRYFEEAACPIVSVF
- a CDS encoding SDR family oxidoreductase, with the translated sequence MSNHIILITGTNSGFGWLHAHTLSAAGHTVYAGMRNTLTSNREKAAALGALPNVHVIELDLSDEAKVKAAVDGIVAKEGRIDVLVNNAGNFKGGIAETFNEHDIDDLFDIHLKATWRTIRAVLPHMRRQGDGLIINTSSVLGRFSAPFMTFYNAAKFAVEGLSEGLRAEVRQLGIDVSIVEPGAFPTDIFGKSGQGSDAFLAEGYGELASIPEQVGAGIGQYFEQAAPNPQLVADAVKQLVDAPKGTRPARVVVDPGNGHLVQALNARAEEGYSAFLEAFGMGSLLN